A window of the Candidatus Saccharimonadales bacterium genome harbors these coding sequences:
- a CDS encoding CAP domain-containing protein, with protein MKSTQKNSSVRQPKGSLHHFLQQAFIPCRTNQYRPHLIRRYGILGILVFVIAVQALNFSTVNATASTSSTTDDVLLTVTNNEREKRQLEPLVMSDKLSRAAAFKARDMLTHQYWAHIAPDGSTPWKWFNQVGYSYSYAGENLAKNFRTPEAIMAAWMASPEHQANILDAHYSEAGFATVNGTLGGKQVRLTVALYGTPSLAGIPGTASTVGTSTPVGQQMSMMERLNLAAQALSLTSLLSILLLLIGAIVALIAHMYRKKLPKKLRASSYRHHGLLKAGGMLSLCFIIVFLYTGGQI; from the coding sequence GTGAAATCGACACAAAAAAACAGTTCCGTTCGCCAACCTAAGGGGTCGCTCCATCATTTTCTGCAGCAGGCCTTTATTCCCTGCAGGACAAACCAGTATCGTCCTCATCTCATACGTCGTTACGGCATACTTGGGATATTGGTTTTTGTCATCGCCGTCCAAGCATTGAATTTTTCAACGGTGAACGCGACAGCGTCTACATCATCAACAACGGATGACGTTTTACTCACTGTGACAAATAACGAACGCGAAAAACGCCAGCTCGAACCTTTGGTAATGAGCGATAAACTATCTCGGGCCGCGGCTTTCAAGGCTCGGGATATGTTAACCCATCAATATTGGGCGCATATCGCACCTGACGGATCGACGCCGTGGAAATGGTTTAACCAGGTTGGGTATAGTTACAGCTACGCGGGTGAAAATCTTGCAAAGAATTTTCGCACGCCAGAAGCGATAATGGCGGCGTGGATGGCATCGCCCGAACATCAAGCGAATATCCTTGACGCGCATTATTCCGAGGCTGGATTCGCAACGGTTAACGGAACGCTCGGCGGTAAGCAAGTTAGATTGACTGTTGCGTTGTATGGCACTCCGTCTCTGGCGGGCATACCGGGCACGGCCTCTACGGTAGGGACGAGTACTCCTGTTGGTCAACAAATGAGCATGATGGAGCGTCTGAACCTAGCGGCCCAAGCGCTGAGCCTCACATCACTACTGTCGATTCTACTACTGTTAATCGGTGCGATAGTAGCGTTAATTGCCCATATGTACCGAAAAAAACTCCCCAAAAAACTTCGCGCGTCGTCGTACAGGCATCATGGATTATTAAAAGCGGGCGGTATGTTGTCGCTGTGCTTTATTATTGTATTTTTATACACTGGTGGCCAAATCTAG
- a CDS encoding sugar phosphate nucleotidyltransferase gives MSITKAIIPVAGWGSRMLPITKAIEKCMLPVGTRPVIDYIVQDVLAAGIKDIYFVVGEQSAQIQSYYRTNIPLDDYLKRQGKQDKLSLTGPLMGVNTHFITQPSTGGYGTSVPVGVASEFIGKDESALVVMGDQFFHRTDGGSNAADLIRLVEKNGVTAGLIGNPVPEEAIPKFGIIEKDSHDNFVRIVEKPSLEEAPSNLNNSSFYIFDKEIFELAKILPANPQRNEFEITDAINAYVASGKRIIVGTAEGEYLDCGSPDGWLHANRVILNDI, from the coding sequence ATGAGTATTACAAAAGCAATTATTCCAGTGGCTGGTTGGGGATCGCGAATGCTTCCAATCACCAAAGCAATCGAAAAATGTATGTTACCTGTCGGCACCCGTCCAGTGATCGATTATATCGTGCAAGACGTGCTGGCGGCCGGCATCAAAGACATTTATTTTGTGGTTGGCGAGCAGAGCGCGCAAATTCAAAGTTACTACCGGACGAATATTCCACTTGACGACTATCTCAAGCGTCAAGGTAAACAAGACAAACTGTCCCTTACTGGGCCTCTGATGGGCGTGAATACCCATTTTATTACCCAGCCGAGTACTGGCGGATATGGGACGAGCGTACCGGTTGGGGTTGCGAGCGAGTTTATCGGTAAAGACGAGTCAGCCCTAGTAGTCATGGGCGACCAGTTTTTCCACCGTACTGACGGAGGCTCGAATGCTGCCGACCTTATTCGTTTAGTCGAAAAAAACGGCGTGACGGCGGGTCTCATCGGAAATCCCGTACCAGAAGAAGCCATTCCGAAATTTGGAATAATCGAAAAAGACAGCCACGATAATTTTGTACGTATCGTTGAAAAGCCTTCCCTTGAAGAAGCGCCAAGTAATCTCAACAACTCGAGTTTTTATATATTTGATAAAGAGATTTTTGAACTGGCTAAAATACTTCCTGCCAATCCTCAACGGAATGAGTTTGAAATTACCGATGCTATTAACGCATACGTAGCTAGTGGTAAACGAATCATCGTCGGCACGGCTGAGGGCGAATATTTAGACTGTGGCAGTCCTGACGGATGGCTACACGCGAACAGAGTTATCCTAAACGACATCTAG
- the rplU gene encoding 50S ribosomal protein L21 encodes MTKAVVKIGGKQFVVAEKETLLVDLLQEGTKELTLDALLVIDGDKTTVGTPTVKGVVVKAKVVDDKVAGEKIRIIRYKSKKRVHKESGHRQKYSKVEITSIK; translated from the coding sequence ATGACAAAAGCAGTCGTTAAGATCGGTGGCAAACAATTTGTTGTTGCCGAAAAAGAGACCCTTCTGGTGGACCTCCTCCAAGAAGGCACTAAAGAGCTCACGCTTGATGCACTGTTGGTTATTGATGGTGATAAAACCACTGTCGGCACACCAACGGTAAAAGGTGTGGTCGTAAAAGCCAAAGTTGTCGACGACAAAGTCGCTGGCGAAAAAATACGGATTATTCGCTACAAATCTAAAAAGCGCGTACACAAAGAGAGCGGACACCGCCAAAAGTACAGCAAAGTCGAAATTACTTCGATCAAATAA
- a CDS encoding ParA family protein, producing the protein MATVISVTNQKGGVGKTTTAVNIAYYLAKKGHRTLLVDFDPQGNATSGLGIDKQSLDATMTEVILETKTMAEIIIETDHKNLFLAPATSHLANTEVELAQAGRRFTRLRNAIENAPKFDFVIIDSPPSLSLLTVNGLIAARYVLLPVQAEFYALEGLGQLLETMKLVRKNMNPTLDLLGVLPTMVDGRTTLSGQVHEEIKKHFPGKVFKNTIPRNIRLAEAPSHGLPVGAYDKFSKGARAYKAVTKEVLERVGE; encoded by the coding sequence GTGGCGACAGTCATTTCAGTAACCAATCAGAAGGGTGGTGTAGGCAAAACGACGACTGCCGTTAATATTGCCTATTATCTTGCAAAAAAAGGCCACCGTACGCTTTTAGTCGATTTTGATCCCCAGGGAAATGCAACAAGCGGCCTGGGCATTGATAAGCAGTCACTTGATGCGACAATGACTGAGGTAATCCTTGAAACGAAAACCATGGCTGAGATCATTATCGAGACTGATCACAAAAACCTGTTCTTAGCTCCCGCGACATCCCATCTGGCCAATACCGAGGTAGAACTTGCCCAAGCTGGCCGTCGTTTTACCAGGTTACGGAATGCGATTGAAAACGCGCCAAAATTTGATTTTGTGATTATTGATAGCCCGCCAAGCCTTAGTTTGCTAACGGTGAATGGACTAATTGCCGCAAGGTACGTGCTTTTACCGGTACAGGCGGAATTTTACGCGCTTGAGGGACTTGGCCAGCTACTCGAAACAATGAAATTAGTACGAAAAAATATGAATCCAACACTCGATCTTTTAGGAGTGCTTCCCACGATGGTGGATGGCCGAACGACGCTTAGCGGTCAGGTTCACGAAGAAATTAAAAAACATTTCCCTGGCAAAGTATTCAAAAATACGATTCCGCGAAATATCCGACTGGCCGAAGCGCCGAGCCATGGACTGCCGGTTGGCGCATACGACAAATTTTCTAAAGGCGCGCGGGCATACAAGGCCGTCACGAAAGAGGTGCTAGAGCGTGTCGGTGAATAA
- a CDS encoding ParB/RepB/Spo0J family partition protein: protein MSVKKGLGRSFDSLIPTELLDESFDPTSTQDDQVSDLRHIKLTEITADADQPRRHFDETALDELAASIKEHGIVQPIVVTPQGGGYQIVAGERRFRAAKKAGLDKIPALVRTLTNQHKLELSLIENLQRRDLNVLETATAYLKLRDQFNLTLDQIGARVGGKSVSTISNTLRLLRLPESVKQALADGRLREGQARPLVNIDPEIIEGILPQILKEEWSARKIEQYIVQLKKHNQNPIESKPKVTHVPYEDDTNRLTKRLRTDVSVKTNAKGAGQIIIRFKSDSEFQRLQKLLDK, encoded by the coding sequence ATGAGCGTTAAAAAAGGTTTGGGCCGTAGTTTTGATTCGTTAATTCCAACGGAACTTTTGGACGAGTCATTTGACCCAACATCAACGCAGGACGATCAGGTAAGTGATCTGCGCCACATTAAATTAACCGAGATTACGGCTGATGCTGACCAGCCGCGCCGGCATTTTGACGAAACGGCGCTAGACGAGCTGGCCGCGTCTATTAAAGAGCACGGAATCGTGCAGCCTATTGTCGTGACACCACAAGGTGGCGGGTATCAAATTGTTGCTGGCGAACGCCGTTTTAGGGCTGCTAAAAAGGCGGGACTTGATAAAATCCCGGCGCTCGTGCGAACACTGACAAATCAGCACAAATTAGAGTTGTCGTTGATTGAAAACTTGCAGCGCCGTGATTTGAACGTACTTGAAACAGCGACAGCATACTTAAAACTTCGCGACCAGTTCAACTTAACGCTTGATCAAATTGGCGCGCGTGTCGGTGGTAAATCAGTCAGCACTATTAGTAATACGCTGCGTCTGTTGCGTTTGCCTGAGTCGGTCAAACAGGCACTTGCTGATGGGAGACTCCGCGAAGGTCAGGCGAGGCCGCTTGTTAATATTGATCCTGAAATTATCGAGGGTATTCTTCCTCAAATCCTCAAAGAAGAATGGAGTGCAAGGAAGATCGAGCAGTATATCGTTCAATTGAAAAAGCACAACCAAAACCCGATTGAGTCGAAGCCAAAGGTAACGCACGTACCTTACGAAGATGACACTAACCGGCTGACGAAGCGTCTAAGGACTGATGTCAGCGTCAAGACGAATGCCAAAGGTGCCGGCCAAATCATTATCCGATTTAAGAGCGATAGCGAATTTCAACGCCTCCAAAAGCTACTTGATAAATAA